The following is a genomic window from Salarias fasciatus chromosome 10, fSalaFa1.1, whole genome shotgun sequence.
GTAATGTGATCACCACATCAACCATCTATGAGAACCTGTGGATGTCCTGCGCCACGGACTCTACCGGAGTTCACAACTGTCGGGATTTTCCATCTCTGCTCGCGCTGAATGGTATGTGACGCTTGACTCTTGAGGAAACTGTACAGCTGTTGTGTTGAGGAACAGCTTGAGTGACGCAGAGGAAAATCGAGAACTTCATCTGTGAACATTATGTTCAGTGAACCGATCCGACCCTGAAACGAACGCAACTGTCCATAATTATTAGTGCTTTCTGTCACGTTTACTTTATCTACACGTCGATTAGCGGCACTTTTACGATCAGCAGCGTCTATTGTTCGGTTATAATCAGCAGCGAAGAGATGCAGTGAGATACGATGAGACGACAGAGCATGAACAAGCACGACCACAATAAACCTAATGCTGAAAGTAACCACAACTacaactgaaaacactgatttgtgTTTGTAAGTCTATGCAATGTTAATGTTGATCCTCaactttttaaattatattttcctaAACGTAGTTATGATGGATTCCGGTCTATCAGCACTGCTGCAAATTGTCGGGTTTTTCCAGACAAATTTCATTGTACACCTGCACAATGACACTAAAGTCTCTTATCTTAAACAAAACAGGACATGTATTAGTAAAGTGGACAACATATAAATGAACATACTTAATGGCAATTATgtgtaaaacatttttcacatgcAGATTATTAGGCTGATGCTCAAAAATACTTTTCTTCTTAATCctaatgctgaaaaaaaaaaaaaaaactaaaatactTCTCATAATCTGTAATCAGTACATAAATACTGAGATATCAGACAACCATGAAGCCAAACACAAATACTTCCTCTTATGGATAGCTGTATTTTATCTGTTGTTACATGTGATATGTTTGACAGGTTTATCATTTTGGCTGcatgtcaaataaaaacaagataaaCTTTACTCGATGCTCCAATACAGCAGTGTTCCTTTAGTAAAAAGCCTGTTAGCATTCTTTCTTTGGGTTTTACACGGTGCGTCATTGTTGTGATTGAACATTTGATTGATTGTTCGCACACAGGCTACATTCAGGCCTCCCGAGCTCTGATGATTGCTGCCATTGTGTTCGGGACGTTCGGACTGGTGGCCACTCTGGCGGGAATGCAGTGCTCCAAAATAGGCGGGGAAAACTACGTGCTGAAGGGGCGGATCGCTGCCATCGGAGGAGCGTTCTTCTTGTTTCAAGGTAAACACACCCGACTTTATCAGGCGCGCATTTATCACTGACCTGAAAAGAGAGCTGTGTCCTTCAGAGCCAACACCAGTCCCTGATAAAAGTTTTCCACAAGTAATTTGGCACAACACTTCCACCCAGAAAACACCTGGGAACATAAACACATCTGGTCTGTCAACCTGTGAGTACGAATGACCAGATACCAGAAGGTAGAGAACCAGTTCAAAAGGTGATTTAGCTGAGCTGCATAAACGCCTAATGAAGCAGCTATTTGTGACGAATATTCATAAACTCATGAAAAATGACAGTTATACAGTGAGGAATTACTTTTTAAACATGGGTTAATTTACTTGCATGCATTGTTTGTATTGTCTGCAAATTCAAACCAATGTTTAAACTGTGAAAAGTAAACCgtgctttgtgttttgaagGGCTCTGCACCATGATCGCCATATCTTGGTACGCCGCCAACATCACCCAGGAGTTCTTTAACCAGTTGTACGTCGGGACAAAGTGAGTCATTACAACCGACATCGGTCATTTCAGGGCGTTTGACTTCTGGGACCGCCAGAATTTTAAGACAAGACATTTTACATAACGACGTCCAttgaagtgtttctgtgtggcAGGTATGAGATCGGAGAGGGCCTGTACATCGGCTGGGCTTCAGCCACGCTGGCCATTTGTGGAGGTTCGTGCCTGATGTGCGCCTGCAGGTTGAAAACCGAGAGTGAGAAAGTGTGAGTATCTGAAGCCGAAAGCCTCGCACCGTATTGTGTATCGTGTGTATGAtctgcattaaataaaagcCTCTTCTGTGTGTTTAGGCCGTATCCATACCAGCCCGGAACCAGAGGTTACGTGCTCTCCACGGTGGCCACGTCTCAGACGGCGCCGAGCAACTATGGAAGAAATGCTTACGTCTGAGAGGAGAAGCAGCATCCACCTGTTTTAAGAGAAAGTGAAGgcatacatttacattttctaattgCACTACAATACTATCTACTACAAAACACTGATTCTGAgttgatttcatgttttcaataaCATATGGCATACGTGAATGTGTCATTGTGTAGAGACTGCTCCTGTAGTTGAGCATCATACATAGAGAGCTCCAGagtaaagttttcattttctcaaacaGTGCTGATTGACACATGGTGGTTTGGTTTTCATAGAACAAATACAAAGATCTTCATGTTTTACTCACACATGATCATTTCTATGGAACCATTTTGATCATTACTTTTTAACTCAATGTAACTATTTCCACTTGAGTGTATGATGTCTGTAATAAATCGCTTCATGTTTATTTGTTCCTGTGTATGTATCTTCAAATCGGACACGTTTTTCAGTTCAGAAATTTCAAAGTTGCACCATTTCCTGAGCAAGGTGGTGTTGTCAATTAGAAGAGCGATGCGATCTGCTGAGGTGTGTTCTTGACGATATATCTGAGAGTACACggtgtttgaataaaaaaaatatctgtttgTCAAGTTAACTTTCAAGTAATGTTTGCTGTAATGATATTAAAGGTGTCTCATATAACTAGAAACACCAGATGTTTGACCGACTGTGGTTTTATTTATATGCTGAAAAAACAGGATGAACAGGATTATAACTTACCTTTGTGCTAATTTTGAAGTTGATATGTACTTGTTTATGACATGGGTGTGTCTTATAAGATGTATTGTAATGactttttgaatgttttatacctgaataaaaacagttttgtgACAATAGTGAATAATGACTGATTGATTAAAACACCTTCAGAGCAGTAAGACCATTTCTGGTTGAAATACCTGTTTTCATGCTCAAATAAAGGAGTGTTTAGTTCCAGGACTTGTTTGAACAGCAGCCTCGTATTTGACTATTCATGGCTGAATACATGGAAAGGTGAGATGAAACACACGAGTCAGACcgatttgcgtgtgtgtgtgtgtgttgtctcagAGCATCTCCCAACGGGTCAATGAGCTTCACTGAAGTTATGGATACGATGTGGGTACAGCTGTGCACTGTGTTCATaagaaaaaaagtaagattCATGCCGAAGAGTTTTTACTGACACAAGTCATTCTATGTTTGTACCATtgattgaaataaatgaaaactagcagacaaaacatttttgtcTCAATGATATTGCTTAATAAACCATCACCAATGCATTTTCATATAAAAGCAAGACTATTAAAAAGTGTGGAGAcgtgttttcatgacaaaataaCGATGAATCTCAAAATGACGCCAGCTActagcaaacaaaaacaacagaaaccgACTATTCTAACATTTCATTCAACACTTAAAATCCTTTAAAATTTACAGTGATGGCCAATATTCAGCTCCAAGCTGAAAAAATGTAAACTAGAATGTAATTACTGCCACTGATTAAATCTAATTAGACAAATCCTGCAGCAAAGCCTTGCACTCCTGTGCAATATCTAATCTCAGAGATCATTATTTCCGCACAATCTGTGATGAGGTCAGTGCAATCTGCTC
Proteins encoded in this region:
- the cldn15b gene encoding claudin-15b gives rise to the protein MNPAVEAFAFFLGFLAWLMVGVALPNRYWRVSTVDGNVITTSTIYENLWMSCATDSTGVHNCRDFPSLLALNGYIQASRALMIAAIVFGTFGLVATLAGMQCSKIGGENYVLKGRIAAIGGAFFLFQGLCTMIAISWYAANITQEFFNQLYVGTKYEIGEGLYIGWASATLAICGGSCLMCACRLKTESEKVPYPYQPGTRGYVLSTVATSQTAPSNYGRNAYV